The Pirellulales bacterium region CAAGCCGAAGGTGATGGCTGCGCAGAAGAAGCTGCTGGAGAGTCGATACAACCTCAAACCGAAGCTGGATCCTGAAGTAAAGATGTCGCGCGGCAAGCCGCTCGTTGTTGGTCCGACCGCGCTCTTGGCCGAAGGTATGACCTGGGACAAGCTCGCCGCGTTGAGTCCGGCCGACATCCGCGAGCGCGATATTTTCCCGTACAAGGCCCTGCCACATCCGGCTCAGGGCGGCGGTCTCGGCGGCCAGGTCTTTCCGCCGATGCAGATCAAGATGTTTCCGCGACTGGAGCGTTACGACGTAGAGTACGATCTGCCCGAGGCGTTCCTGCCCGAATTTCCGCCGGCGATGTACTTGCAAACCAGGCCCGAGCTGGGAGATGTCTCGCGCGGCGAGGTGGTTTCGATCAATAACTACTACCGCTTGTTCAAGGACCTCCTGACCGCGGTGCAGCTCGACGGTCTGCGGCTGCTGGTCACGCCTTTTCCGCAGGAAGAATTCAATCCGACCGACGACCGCAAGTCCAAAGAGCCGAGTCTGGGTGTCACGTGTTTCGATTGCCACACGAACGGGCACACCAGTGGCCAGTTTCACATCAATCCCGACACACGGCCCGAGGAACGCCGCATGCGGCTCGACACGGTCAGCTTGCGCGGGCTGTTCAATCAGCAGATCCACGGCTCGAAACGAAGCCTGCGTTCGGTCGAGGATTTCACCGAGTTCGAGCAGCGAACCGCCTATTTCAATGGTGACCACATCCATGCCGCCAAGAAGGGGATGAACATCCTCGACCGTATTCAAGTCACGAACATGGCCCAGTTGCAAAACATGCTCGACTTCCCGCCGGCGCCCAAGCTAAACGTCACGGGCCGGCTCGATCCGACCAAGGCGACTGCCAACGAGTTAGCGGGCGAGAAGCTGTTTTTCGGCAAGGCGCAGTGCTCGGTTTGTCATCCGGCGCCGTTCTATCTCGACAACCAGATGCACGATCTACACGTCGAGCGATTCCTGAAGGGCGAAGCCGGGGATGGGCCCATCAAGTCGTTCACCTTGCGCGGGATCAAGGACAGCCCTCCCTATCTGCACGACGGACGGTTGCTGACGCTGGAAGACACCGTCGAGTTTTTCAATCTGGTGTTGGACACCAAGCTGACCCAGCAAGAAAAACAAGACCTCGTGGCTTTTATGCGCCAGCTGTAATCAGGGCGCGGACGCGGCGGCGTGACCGCGGAAACGCAGCGTTGCCAAAACCCCCATGCCAATGAATGCCACGAGCGCTACCAGCTGTGCAATGGCAAACGGTGGCTCGCTCTGCGTGGGCGCGAGATCGTGCAGCGCCGGAACCTTCATGAACGATTGCACGATGAGCACGAAGAAGTTGAGATATTGAGCCACGACGGCCGTCACCGTGTACACAGGCCGCCATTTTCCCGACATGCCGAATCGATAACGGGCGACAATTGCCACGGCCAGCACGACGGTCGAGATCACGCCGATCACGATGCCGGGCGTGACCCCGTGAAAGGGAAACAGAAAGCCGGTCAAACTGGTCGCCAGCGTCGTCGCAAGAAACGCGGCGGTCCAACCGTCGAGCGATTTGCTGTTGATAAGCCCCCAAATGACCATGAATCCGGTCGCGATTCCCACCAGGCTCAAGCCGACGTGTACGTAGAGCAACATGATTCGGTCTCCTGCAATGAGGCGAAGCACCAACGCAGGGCGGGCGAATAGGGTTATTATATCACACTAGCGCTGCCGCGGCGGTCGCAGCTTGCGAAGTCTCGTCTCTTGCTTCAAGCGCCGGTTGTTGTCGGTGCTCTTCTCCGGCGTACGACCGTTGGCCAGATCCCACGTCGCCCAGATCGCGGTATCCAGCGATTCCACCAGCCCCACCACGTCGTCCGATTGAGCCGGGTCGAGCAGCAACACCCAAGTGCGGCCGGCATCCAACTCGTCGTTTGTTCCAAAAGCCAGTCGCTCGGTCTTCCAGGCGGGAATGTCGACGATTTGTGTCAGCAATTGCACGACATCCTTCGACTTCTCGTCGGTCGCATAGCCGTCGGTGCCGAAGGCCACGATGATGCCCTGATGCCAGACCAGCGCCCCGCGCTGTAGATCGACGATATGCCGCGCGATGTAGTTGGCGACTCGTATCGCCTCGGCGCCCCAGTTGATCCCATCCATGTCTCCTCTCCGCACCGGTCCCCCATTGTTCTGGGCTAATCGTACAGGATCAGCAATCGCGCGGCGACGTCAGAGAAGCGTTGGTCGCCAGCGAGGGACGACCGTACGGGGCGTGCAGGCGCGCGGAAATCGTACGGAATTAGCGCATTTCCAGCCAGCTTTGCACGCCGCGCAGCGGAGCGAGCGAGGTGCGGGTCGCGCCGGCCAGGCACGACGAGCGGACCCAATTCTTGACTTGCCACCATTGGCGTCGGACGCCCGACACCAGCGCGCTCGTATCAATGGCGCCCTCGTAAACCTGCGCGGCGTCGGTCATGAAGCGACGCTTATACTCCTCGGGACCGGTTCCCAAGTCGATGCGTCGAATGCCGATCGATTCCGCCGCCCGAAAAAGCTCGAGCAGCAACTGAGAACCTGGTGAATACGCGGAGAGCGTGCGATCGAAAGCCGTGAACCAGCCGTGCATGTTACTGCCCGAGCGCAGTCCAAACGAAATGGCAACGAGCCGGTTGCCGGCATAGAGCGCCGACAACAGCGACGAAAACGATCGCTCCTGGTACTGAAGCAACGAGGAGAGCAAGTTGCGCACCCATTGTGCGGAGAAAATATCGTACTGGCGCGTACGCTTGTACTGCGCGCTCTTCCACTCCATGAGAGATTTCAGCACGGCGTCGCTGGCGACATGGGGCTCGAAGCGCACGTCGCCGATTTCGCGTGCCATCTTTCGCTGCAAACGCCCAAATTCCGAAAGGCGCTTGCGGTCCATGCGCATTTTGCGGCAATATCCTTCGTAACCCTGGGACAGATCAGCATAAGGTGAGTCCCACGACCGCCACACATACGGCAACACGCTTTTTGGCGGCGACAGCAGCCTGTCGAATTGCCAGTTCCGCAAGCCGCAGGCCCGCACCAGCCCGAGCGTGTCGACTTCATAGTTCGCCCGCGCGATGATGGCCTGAACATTCGCCAGCGATCCGGCGGCGGGGCGACCACCTCCCCAGGGCATGCGCCGGTAAGGTAACAAGGCCGCGACTTCTCCGGCTTCCTCGACCATCGCGACTTTGATGTCCGGGCGCACGGCGCCCAGGGCCTGCGTGAACTCAGGACGCAGGTGAGGAGTCTCGAGCAGATCGCATTCTTCAAGAGTTTGTAACCACGTCTGAACGTGATCCGCATTCAGTTCGTGCGCAGGCAACGAACGAATTCTTGACGACATCTCGGAATCACCCCCGCCAGGCGATAGCGATATGCCCCGCGCGGCCCGCTTGTTGCTCCGCTTGAAGCGCGTCACCCGGCTTGGCGTGCCAGAACGCAGTTGCAAGCAGACAATCGAGCCCGGGGGGCAGTTCTAATCAGCGACTAGGCTAATACGATAGGAAGGGCGAAATGGATGTTCGCTCGGCCAGGCGGACGGAAATTTCGGAGCTGTAATCTCGGCGGCACGCGGAAACGTAGACGATTGAGCTATGCCCTACCCCCAAAGAGTGCTGGCCCTGGGAGATGAGGTGCGACCGCCCGCCAGTACCCATCGGGTTCCAGAAGGACCGGGCTATCCGGAGGCCGGGAATGTTCAGGCCGTTTTCAAGGTCATTCACCCGAGTGTGCCAGCCGCCCGAAGGCCTGCGCGGCGTCTCTTCGTTGACCCCTCGCTTCATCCCGTCGTGATACTTGCTGCCCCGTTGGACCGGGTATGGCGCAACGTCTGTCCGTACGCGTCGGACTGAGGCAACCAGCGCCCGTCATTCGGCAAGTCCGACACCAGTTCGAAGAGTACAGTGGGCGGTGCGGCGACCTTCGTCTTGTAAAACTTGTGCCACTGCGATCGTGCCATCCAAACTACCATAGCGATTCAGCCTGCCTTTGGCTCGCGTGG contains the following coding sequences:
- a CDS encoding cytochrome B6; translation: MIHRIARRALSEERLASIVVCSVVALFNAAPAEGQTPKKSDAVIAAQTAEQVPEERPEQKKTAHDRSDIFSASPALPTSKAAADQQDQGRMIGFDFYREPLGAMKPGTTFEDVYKAGVAGKPKVMAAQKKLLESRYNLKPKLDPEVKMSRGKPLVVGPTALLAEGMTWDKLAALSPADIRERDIFPYKALPHPAQGGGLGGQVFPPMQIKMFPRLERYDVEYDLPEAFLPEFPPAMYLQTRPELGDVSRGEVVSINNYYRLFKDLLTAVQLDGLRLLVTPFPQEEFNPTDDRKSKEPSLGVTCFDCHTNGHTSGQFHINPDTRPEERRMRLDTVSLRGLFNQQIHGSKRSLRSVEDFTEFEQRTAYFNGDHIHAAKKGMNILDRIQVTNMAQLQNMLDFPPAPKLNVTGRLDPTKATANELAGEKLFFGKAQCSVCHPAPFYLDNQMHDLHVERFLKGEAGDGPIKSFTLRGIKDSPPYLHDGRLLTLEDTVEFFNLVLDTKLTQQEKQDLVAFMRQL
- a CDS encoding GNAT family N-acetyltransferase; protein product: MPAHELNADHVQTWLQTLEECDLLETPHLRPEFTQALGAVRPDIKVAMVEEAGEVAALLPYRRMPWGGGRPAAGSLANVQAIIARANYEVDTLGLVRACGLRNWQFDRLLSPPKSVLPYVWRSWDSPYADLSQGYEGYCRKMRMDRKRLSEFGRLQRKMAREIGDVRFEPHVASDAVLKSLMEWKSAQYKRTRQYDIFSAQWVRNLLSSLLQYQERSFSSLLSALYAGNRLVAISFGLRSGSNMHGWFTAFDRTLSAYSPGSQLLLELFRAAESIGIRRIDLGTGPEEYKRRFMTDAAQVYEGAIDTSALVSGVRRQWWQVKNWVRSSCLAGATRTSLAPLRGVQSWLEMR